In the Candidatus Zixiibacteriota bacterium genome, one interval contains:
- a CDS encoding aconitase/3-isopropylmalate dehydratase large subunit family protein produces MPRGKIPTKAELIQLQRLYKTDEKIAERLGGVSAQLVAYWRRKKNIARNSFPKFSQAEIQEVWERFGDDYRCGLELGISKAAFYNWRRKYNLKDKPAFLKLEQLELNLGGPSRGVGKKFNYGGRTIAQKIIAERAGQEKVEIGETVTVEPDLALAHNTASLVLRQFRESGLSYVWNPNRIVISLDQASSAASSETAVAHKEIREFVKRQNIKHFYDVGEGVCHQLVVENGDILPGQLAVGTDIHTTSYGSIGAFAATIGMAEMAALWSSGRLSMTVPQTISIAINGKVPRGVYARDVILFIVRNLTASRVEGTAIEFYGSIVSQMSISERFTLSHLSMDLGAVTAICPFDSTTRRYFLGRTKMPYRPALADKDALYEATFEFNINQIKPQVALPDKADKVVDVVSLEGLPLNQIILGSCANGRLDDLRIAADIIKGKRIHPDIRMMIYPGSRGIYLEALKKGLIRAFVEAGALVMNPGCGPCPGNYQDILAPGERCLSTAARKAGSAADSGGPEVYLVSPATAAISAIKGVLTDPTGYVK; encoded by the coding sequence ATGCCCCGAGGGAAGATCCCGACCAAAGCGGAGCTGATCCAGCTTCAGAGATTATACAAGACCGACGAGAAGATAGCCGAGCGGCTGGGGGGGGTCTCGGCTCAGTTGGTCGCCTACTGGCGGCGCAAAAAAAATATTGCCCGGAATTCTTTTCCCAAGTTTTCTCAGGCGGAAATACAAGAGGTGTGGGAACGGTTCGGCGATGATTATCGTTGCGGCCTGGAACTTGGGATTTCGAAAGCGGCTTTTTACAACTGGCGGCGCAAATACAATCTTAAGGATAAACCGGCCTTCCTGAAATTGGAGCAGCTGGAATTGAATCTTGGTGGGCCAAGTCGCGGGGTGGGGAAGAAGTTCAATTATGGCGGACGAACCATCGCGCAAAAGATAATTGCCGAGAGAGCGGGGCAAGAGAAGGTGGAAATCGGGGAGACGGTTACGGTGGAGCCGGATCTGGCTCTTGCCCATAACACGGCTTCACTTGTTTTGAGGCAATTTCGGGAATCGGGTCTCAGTTATGTCTGGAACCCGAACCGGATTGTTATATCGCTCGATCAAGCGTCGTCGGCAGCGAGCTCCGAAACTGCGGTCGCTCATAAGGAAATACGGGAATTTGTCAAGCGACAGAATATCAAGCATTTTTATGATGTTGGCGAAGGAGTCTGTCATCAACTGGTTGTTGAAAATGGGGACATTCTGCCGGGGCAGCTGGCGGTGGGGACCGATATTCATACAACTTCCTATGGCAGTATCGGCGCTTTTGCCGCGACCATAGGTATGGCCGAAATGGCGGCTCTATGGTCATCGGGTCGGCTATCGATGACTGTTCCGCAGACTATCAGCATTGCCATCAACGGAAAAGTACCGCGGGGCGTATATGCCCGCGATGTTATCCTTTTTATTGTCCGGAATCTGACGGCATCACGAGTTGAAGGGACGGCGATTGAATTCTATGGTTCGATCGTATCGCAGATGTCGATTTCCGAAAGATTCACCCTTTCGCACCTTTCCATGGATCTGGGGGCGGTGACGGCGATCTGTCCGTTCGACTCCACGACACGGCGGTATTTTTTGGGGAGAACAAAGATGCCCTATCGACCGGCCCTGGCCGACAAGGATGCCTTATACGAAGCGACTTTCGAATTTAATATCAATCAAATCAAGCCGCAGGTGGCACTTCCGGATAAAGCTGACAAGGTGGTTGATGTTGTGAGTCTTGAAGGGCTGCCGCTCAATCAGATAATTTTGGGCTCCTGCGCCAACGGCCGTCTTGACGACCTGCGTATTGCCGCCGATATCATCAAGGGGAAACGGATTCATCCCGATATCAGAATGATGATCTACCCGGGCTCGCGGGGGATTTACCTGGAGGCGCTCAAGAAGGGCCTAATTCGGGCATTTGTGGAGGCGGGTGCACTGGTGATGAATCCCGGGTGCGGACCGTGTCCCGGAAATTATCAGGATATTCTGGCTCCGGGAGAAAGGTGTCTTTCCACGGCGGCTCGTAAGGCGGGGTCGGCCGCGGATTCAGGCGGGCCAGAGGTTTATCTGGTCTCGCCGGCGACGGCGGCCATATCGGCAATAAAGGGAGTTCTGACCGATCCGACCGGGTATGTCAAATGA
- a CDS encoding HIT domain-containing protein, with protein MSEKFIWAPWRSEYILGPKEKGCIFCNRIKRKSDVKDLIVHRGKKVFVILNRFPYNSGHVMVVPYRHIGSLNHLTGDEAREFFELTRQTVEVIKKTLHPHSFNLGMNLGKGSGAGVPSHLHMHIVPRWSEDTSFMPVIGKTRVVSFDLGMIYRMLKEGFDTLCPEGRSRPKRS; from the coding sequence ATGAGTGAAAAGTTCATCTGGGCGCCGTGGCGTTCCGAATATATTCTGGGTCCGAAAGAAAAAGGGTGCATCTTCTGTAACCGCATCAAACGGAAGAGCGATGTCAAAGATCTGATAGTTCATCGGGGGAAGAAGGTCTTCGTCATCCTGAATCGGTTTCCTTACAATTCGGGTCATGTCATGGTGGTACCGTATCGACATATCGGGTCATTGAATCATCTGACCGGGGATGAGGCGCGGGAATTTTTCGAACTCACGCGGCAAACGGTTGAAGTCATCAAGAAAACGCTGCATCCGCACTCCTTCAATCTGGGGATGAACCTCGGCAAGGGTTCAGGAGCTGGAGTGCCGAGCCATTTGCACATGCATATTGTTCCCCGCTGGAGCGAGGATACAAGTTTCATGCCGGTTATCGGCAAGACAAGAGTAGTATCATTTGACCTGGGTATGATTTACCGAATGTTGAAAGAAGGGTTTGATACTCTATGCCCCGAGGGAAGATCCCGACCAAAGCGGAGCTGA
- a CDS encoding sigma 54-interacting transcriptional regulator produces the protein MEIEEQYRQRKPDIAGEMVRALASSDYQPEGYELGLFKSLRAQDYFNSGKYRESIRLGLEANRLLASSAFHVRSASVLFLLHKDYLALGDLKTAERYAHDAYAFYRRADDRNGIVDSLNGLGQLAFIRCDFSKAIDYVVDAIEFSRGDNVRMARLIGNLGRIEILNGDWSSAESNLKTALQLSGDLGQKISVARNHLSLGYLYLRQRQFILAGREFKSAAAIINENDFRRERVIMGEYEGELAIEMGDIVQARIKLNDAYTLGRELAPESSLITQVTRRLAQVELSLDNLDEALTLAQRSYDLSVKVGEKTEIGLNQMVMAEIFSARGNTAAAIEYGQNGLEVLRKVGDPYDIARALLTKADIYIRAAEAHRGAVEKSFDEAFRIFNNLKIFYWSAETRFRQGVFWCQNANISGGFKNLHEAEKIFETISEKAKIRSVHLFLQELSRQAVARSLSNDNEFKIFGNYFTDKEYLNLKSGHIQEIIDILGKRTGAGRVILYSYNQNGGDIFSTLNLTDFQKKRFIQQFTDLLGEEFHSDKPTLLLDSRRDPFINDLLQTEKGVSIASVIVTPLLLGKEVAGYVYLDRLSSNGTLSPFGQQELNFTVGFADLIALKLAEYGRVLLEEDNKRLKAQLLEKAAFPNIITQNKQMFEMLSRVQQVVNSSISISIEGETGCGKDLLAKTIHYNSDRRDKRFISVNCAALPETLLESELFGHKKGAFTGADRDKAGLFEEADCGTFFLDEIADMPLSIQAKVLRILEEKEIVRLGETRPVKVDVRIISATNKDLRMEMDAGKFRQDLFYRLTALCFRIPPLRERREDIPLLIRHFAGEEARFAPDALRALVAFDWPGNVRELENEVRKLILLAGENGIIDISLLSDKIIPTHKPEESGELDLNIDIDFNDKFTLYDYLAEYEKRFIIKALREHGGIKKHAAALLNIPESTLRLKIKQYNIDLGSINSIN, from the coding sequence TTGGAAATTGAAGAGCAGTACCGCCAAAGAAAGCCTGATATCGCCGGCGAGATGGTAAGGGCCCTGGCGTCCTCAGATTATCAGCCCGAGGGTTATGAGCTGGGCCTGTTCAAATCGCTACGGGCACAGGACTATTTCAATTCCGGTAAATATCGAGAATCAATTCGTTTGGGGCTTGAGGCCAATCGTTTGCTGGCATCTTCGGCTTTTCATGTTCGGTCGGCCAGCGTCCTTTTCCTGCTTCACAAAGATTATCTTGCTCTGGGTGATTTGAAGACAGCCGAGCGTTATGCGCACGATGCTTATGCGTTTTATCGTCGGGCGGATGATCGTAATGGTATTGTTGATTCGCTGAACGGCCTGGGTCAGCTGGCGTTCATTCGTTGCGATTTTTCCAAGGCGATCGACTATGTGGTAGACGCGATCGAGTTTTCCCGGGGCGATAATGTCAGAATGGCGCGTTTAATCGGAAACCTGGGTCGAATTGAGATTCTAAACGGTGACTGGAGTTCGGCGGAAAGTAACCTGAAGACAGCACTTCAACTGTCCGGCGACCTGGGGCAGAAGATTTCCGTGGCCAGGAACCATCTCTCCCTTGGTTATCTTTATTTAAGGCAGCGGCAATTCATCCTTGCCGGCCGCGAGTTTAAATCGGCCGCGGCCATTATCAATGAGAATGATTTCCGCAGGGAGCGGGTCATTATGGGCGAGTATGAAGGAGAGTTGGCCATTGAAATGGGTGATATCGTTCAGGCTCGGATAAAACTTAATGACGCCTATACTCTGGGTCGGGAATTGGCCCCGGAATCATCGCTGATAACGCAGGTCACGCGACGTCTGGCGCAGGTTGAGCTGTCCCTTGATAATCTTGATGAAGCTCTTACGCTGGCCCAGCGCTCGTATGATTTATCAGTTAAGGTGGGCGAGAAAACGGAGATAGGGCTCAACCAGATGGTTATGGCTGAGATTTTTTCGGCGCGTGGAAACACGGCGGCGGCTATCGAATATGGGCAGAATGGTCTGGAAGTGCTGAGAAAAGTGGGCGATCCGTATGACATTGCGCGGGCTTTATTGACCAAGGCTGACATTTATATCCGGGCGGCCGAAGCACATCGCGGCGCCGTGGAAAAATCATTCGATGAGGCCTTTCGGATTTTCAATAATCTCAAGATATTTTATTGGTCGGCAGAGACCCGGTTCCGCCAGGGGGTATTTTGGTGTCAGAATGCCAATATTTCGGGCGGATTCAAAAATTTGCATGAAGCCGAGAAAATATTTGAAACCATTTCGGAGAAAGCAAAAATAAGGAGTGTCCATCTTTTTCTGCAGGAGCTTTCGCGTCAGGCGGTGGCCCGCTCGCTTTCGAATGACAATGAATTTAAAATCTTCGGGAATTATTTTACGGATAAAGAGTATCTGAACCTTAAATCGGGTCACATTCAGGAAATTATCGACATTCTCGGAAAGCGCACCGGGGCCGGGCGGGTGATTCTGTACAGTTATAATCAGAATGGGGGGGATATATTTTCCACGTTGAATTTGACCGATTTTCAAAAGAAGAGATTTATCCAGCAGTTTACCGATTTATTGGGGGAGGAATTCCACAGCGATAAACCGACTCTGCTGCTCGACAGTCGCCGGGATCCATTCATAAATGATTTGCTCCAGACGGAAAAGGGCGTATCGATAGCCAGCGTGATAGTGACGCCTCTCCTGCTGGGGAAAGAAGTCGCGGGTTATGTTTATCTTGACCGTCTATCTTCCAACGGGACTCTGTCGCCGTTTGGTCAGCAGGAGCTGAATTTTACGGTCGGCTTTGCCGATCTAATTGCGCTCAAGCTGGCCGAATACGGGCGGGTTCTGCTTGAGGAGGATAACAAGCGTCTGAAAGCTCAGCTGCTTGAAAAGGCGGCCTTTCCCAATATCATAACCCAGAACAAGCAGATGTTTGAAATGCTTTCGCGGGTGCAGCAGGTTGTCAACTCCAGTATTTCCATTTCGATTGAAGGTGAGACCGGCTGCGGGAAGGATTTGCTGGCCAAGACCATTCACTATAATTCGGACCGCCGCGATAAGAGGTTTATTTCGGTCAATTGTGCCGCGCTACCCGAAACGCTTCTGGAATCGGAGCTCTTCGGTCATAAAAAGGGAGCTTTTACCGGTGCCGATCGCGATAAGGCAGGTCTTTTCGAGGAGGCTGACTGCGGCACATTTTTTCTGGATGAAATCGCCGACATGCCCCTTTCGATTCAGGCCAAGGTTCTCCGCATTCTGGAGGAAAAGGAGATTGTGCGCCTGGGAGAGACCCGGCCGGTGAAAGTCGATGTGAGGATTATTTCTGCGACCAATAAAGATTTGAGGATGGAGATGGATGCGGGGAAGTTCCGGCAGGACCTGTTCTACCGTCTGACCGCGCTCTGTTTCAGGATTCCACCTTTAAGAGAGAGACGCGAGGACATTCCTCTTCTGATAAGGCATTTCGCCGGTGAAGAAGCCCGCTTTGCTCCCGATGCATTGCGCGCACTGGTGGCCTTTGATTGGCCGGGAAATGTTCGTGAATTGGAGAATGAAGTAAGGAAGCTGATTCTTCTTGCGGGAGAGAATGGTATCATCGATATTTCCCTTCTTTCCGACAAAATCATTCCGACTCACAAGCCGGAGGAAAGCGGCGAACTTGATCTCAATATTGATATCGATTTCAATGACAAGTTCACGCTTTACGATTATCTGGCGGAATATGAGAAGCGATTTATCATCAAGGCTCTGCGTGAGCATGGCGGTATAAAGAAGCATGCGGCGGCGCTGCTTAATATTCCGGAATCGACCTTGAGGTTGAAAATCAAGCAGTATAATATCGACCTTGGCAGCATTAATTCGATCAATTAA
- a CDS encoding DUF362 domain-containing protein — protein MCNMLDLPKTRVAIVACDSYKQDILDEKIEELLDLLGGLDKYIKPGMRVLLKPNLLSAKEPARAITTHPEIVAAVARKVRELGAEVIVGDSPGGAKRGVQRVWENTGMLAMAERENIRLVNFESGGVVRFEINGKSYHLAKHAVEADFIISLPKLKTHVLTLMTGGVKNMFGLIPGFRKGEYHKEAPKPNDFAQILVDILSLKPPGLTIMDAVLAMEGDGPSSGTPRWANLLLASPDAVAIDAVASEIIGLKPDRVPTTRIASEAGLGIAWPEALDIVGEKVVDIRFSDFKLTSNRKIELIPGILTKLLGRYIWVRPAISENSCTRCDICANSCPTGALSKHVNGVPTFDYEKCINCWCCHELCPSKSVFVNQSWLAKKFIR, from the coding sequence ATGTGCAACATGCTTGACTTGCCCAAGACCAGAGTTGCCATAGTAGCCTGCGACAGTTACAAGCAGGATATTCTTGACGAAAAGATTGAAGAGCTTCTCGATCTCCTCGGGGGCCTGGATAAGTATATCAAACCGGGGATGAGAGTTCTTCTCAAACCGAATCTCCTTTCGGCCAAGGAGCCAGCGCGGGCGATAACTACGCACCCGGAGATAGTTGCCGCCGTAGCGCGGAAAGTCAGAGAGCTGGGAGCGGAAGTCATTGTCGGCGATTCCCCCGGGGGCGCCAAACGAGGTGTCCAGAGAGTATGGGAGAATACCGGCATGTTGGCGATGGCGGAGCGAGAGAATATAAGACTGGTGAATTTTGAATCGGGCGGGGTGGTCAGGTTTGAAATTAACGGGAAGAGTTACCATCTGGCCAAACATGCCGTTGAAGCTGATTTTATAATTAGTCTCCCCAAGCTTAAGACGCATGTGCTGACCCTGATGACCGGCGGGGTCAAGAATATGTTTGGACTGATACCGGGATTTAGAAAAGGGGAGTATCATAAGGAAGCGCCCAAGCCGAACGACTTTGCCCAAATTCTGGTAGATATTTTGTCGTTGAAGCCGCCGGGGCTGACCATAATGGATGCAGTATTGGCAATGGAAGGGGACGGCCCCTCTTCTGGGACGCCGCGGTGGGCCAATCTCTTATTGGCTTCACCCGATGCGGTTGCCATTGACGCGGTCGCCTCGGAGATCATCGGCCTCAAACCGGATCGCGTGCCGACTACCAGGATTGCCTCAGAGGCGGGTCTGGGGATTGCCTGGCCGGAAGCGCTGGATATTGTGGGGGAGAAGGTAGTAGATATAAGATTTTCCGATTTCAAGCTGACATCTAACCGGAAGATTGAACTGATACCCGGAATTTTAACGAAATTGCTGGGGCGATATATCTGGGTGAGGCCGGCGATTTCGGAGAATTCTTGCACAAGATGTGATATTTGCGCCAATTCCTGTCCAACGGGGGCCTTAAGCAAGCATGTAAATGGCGTTCCCACTTTTGATTACGAAAAATGCATAAATTGCTGGTGCTGCCATGAACTGTGCCCATCGAAATCGGTTTTTGTCAATCAATCGTGGTTGGCAAAGAAATTCATACGTTAG
- a CDS encoding GNAT family N-acetyltransferase, whose product MNFQVTVLGHEQRDDFYRIHCEGCEMSGCYCTAWWVPTWEEWESRTPQQNHALREDLFRDAVYDGYILYADSRPVGWSQCGPRDRIPKVAQTYNLISDEQAWAITCIYLAPEFREIGLAHFFITEIIKDLTRQGIKYVQGFPRRGANLTSGDVWTGPEAIFRKAGFELERDDPLHPVYGRKLSMQEG is encoded by the coding sequence ATGAATTTTCAAGTAACAGTCCTGGGCCATGAGCAGCGCGATGATTTCTATCGCATTCATTGCGAAGGGTGCGAAATGTCGGGTTGCTATTGCACCGCCTGGTGGGTGCCGACCTGGGAAGAATGGGAGAGCCGCACTCCGCAACAGAACCATGCGCTACGGGAGGACCTTTTTCGTGATGCCGTATATGACGGATATATCCTATATGCCGACAGTCGCCCGGTCGGTTGGTCCCAATGCGGGCCGAGGGATCGAATTCCCAAAGTGGCGCAGACATATAATTTGATTTCCGATGAACAGGCCTGGGCGATTACCTGTATTTACCTTGCTCCGGAGTTTCGCGAAATCGGGCTGGCGCATTTTTTCATAACCGAAATTATCAAGGACCTGACACGGCAGGGGATCAAGTATGTTCAGGGGTTTCCCCGGCGAGGTGCAAATCTCACTTCGGGCGATGTCTGGACCGGCCCGGAGGCGATTTTCCGGAAGGCCGGTTTTGAACTTGAACGGGATGACCCGCTTCATCCTGTTTATGGCAGAAAACTCAGTATGCAGGAGGGGTAG
- a CDS encoding P-loop NTPase fold protein: protein MAKKASDDAVEALALLSDQPIGEGTPTTADGLGFKMYSRVLAEVAIQTPGPFTVGVFGEWGTGKTSLMRLVEEYLATRKNVITVWFNAWRFESDEQPIVPLVATIVREIERNKDFLATLEDGGRTFLRSLRAVAYGFSAKSKVKIPGFAEIEASFVAKDMIERSEAIAPDPLLDRSIFFDAFQQLSRARVPSKTRVVVLIDDLDRCFPDRAIKLLESIKLVLAQPGFIFFLGVARRVIEGYLQHRYEKEYGISGFEGYAYLDKIVQLPFHIPPHRNRMSTFWDSVMSRLTAGDRKSFKELVPIIDVASGSNPRTAVRFVNNLLVDRAIFRATAGDEAFREMPVSFFAVSRSMQQRWPAMYVALARSDEICQKVAQWLSIGIPEVDSIDDPAFKEAAGLLKVHHELVGLLKTEYGLSWLTDHARRSATIDFLQKERLWVPEDTSDTTVIYDVFLRYDRGDMDSAELVRRILAEEGLKVFDINMKSSTAIMLQGVPASGISSSRFVLYLIGGGGKSRDYLRWEIDLSLLQKKRVITVLLPGVDIESLPSELRPKIAFGLNQISRESLSSIVRLITETR from the coding sequence ATGGCCAAGAAAGCATCCGACGACGCAGTAGAAGCCCTTGCACTTCTTAGCGACCAGCCGATAGGCGAAGGCACACCGACCACTGCCGATGGTCTCGGCTTTAAAATGTACTCTCGTGTACTGGCGGAAGTGGCAATACAGACCCCTGGACCCTTCACTGTTGGCGTTTTCGGGGAATGGGGGACGGGAAAGACAAGTTTGATGCGGCTTGTGGAGGAATACCTCGCCACGAGGAAGAACGTCATCACGGTTTGGTTCAACGCCTGGCGGTTTGAGAGTGATGAACAACCCATTGTTCCCTTAGTTGCCACAATCGTGCGGGAGATCGAGCGGAACAAGGACTTCCTTGCCACACTGGAAGACGGCGGTAGGACCTTCCTTCGTAGTCTTCGGGCGGTCGCGTACGGATTTTCGGCAAAATCGAAAGTTAAGATCCCCGGTTTCGCCGAAATCGAAGCGTCATTTGTCGCAAAGGATATGATTGAAAGGTCGGAGGCCATCGCACCAGACCCACTTCTCGATCGGAGCATTTTCTTCGATGCTTTCCAGCAACTGTCGCGCGCTCGCGTGCCAAGCAAGACGAGAGTCGTCGTTTTGATCGACGACCTCGATCGCTGTTTCCCAGACAGGGCTATCAAATTACTTGAGAGCATCAAATTGGTTTTGGCTCAACCGGGTTTCATTTTCTTTCTCGGCGTTGCAAGGAGGGTCATTGAGGGGTACCTGCAACACCGCTACGAAAAGGAATATGGTATTTCCGGATTCGAGGGCTATGCGTACCTCGATAAGATTGTTCAGTTGCCATTCCATATCCCTCCCCATAGGAATCGAATGTCAACTTTCTGGGACAGCGTGATGTCTCGTTTGACCGCGGGCGACCGCAAGAGTTTCAAGGAGCTTGTGCCAATCATAGACGTTGCATCAGGTAGTAACCCACGTACTGCAGTCCGGTTTGTAAATAACCTGCTGGTCGATAGAGCTATATTCAGGGCCACTGCCGGGGACGAAGCTTTCAGGGAAATGCCCGTTTCTTTCTTTGCTGTTTCCAGAAGTATGCAGCAGCGATGGCCGGCGATGTATGTGGCACTTGCCCGCTCTGACGAAATATGTCAGAAGGTGGCTCAATGGCTGAGCATAGGAATCCCTGAAGTTGACAGTATTGACGATCCTGCGTTTAAGGAGGCCGCGGGCCTTCTCAAGGTTCACCATGAACTAGTTGGTCTTCTGAAGACAGAGTATGGCTTGAGTTGGCTAACTGACCATGCTCGCAGGAGTGCGACAATCGATTTTCTGCAAAAAGAGCGTTTATGGGTACCGGAGGATACATCCGATACCACTGTAATATACGATGTGTTTCTCCGTTATGATAGGGGGGATATGGATTCGGCCGAGCTAGTGCGGCGGATACTCGCTGAAGAGGGACTAAAGGTCTTTGACATAAACATGAAATCGAGCACCGCAATAATGCTGCAGGGGGTTCCTGCGTCTGGGATTTCTTCTTCTCGCTTCGTGCTTTATCTCATCGGCGGGGGAGGAAAGTCGAGGGACTACCTGAGGTGGGAGATTGATCTGTCGTTATTGCAGAAGAAGCGAGTTATTACCGTTCTTCTTCCCGGTGTGGATATAGAATCGCTGCCCTCCGAGCTACGACCCAAAATAGCGTTCGGGTTGAATCAAATTAGCCGGGAATCATTGTCTTCGATCGTGCGGCTGATCACAGAGACCCGCTAG